The DNA segment ACCTTTACCACAGCCAAGCTCTAGTATAATAGGGTTTTGATTTTTAAAAAAAGTACTACCCCAGTTTCCTTTTAACGAAAAATCATCCGACATCACGTCTTCTCTTTCAGGTTGAATAACGTTCCTAAAGGTTTCGTTTTCCCTAAATCTTTTTAATTTGTTTTTACTTCCCACGACTAAACTTAAAATTTTGGTAAAATTAGGGAAATATACGAAACCTGAAATAGTTTTAGATTGCACTTATTAAATAGTTATCAAAAAACGACGTTTTGCAAGACAGAAAAAGAATTTTGGTGGCTCCACTAAATTGGGGTCTGGGTCATGCAACACGCTGCATACCTATTATTGAGGCATTGGAAAATCATGGTTTTGAGCCCGTAATTGCATCAGACGGCATTGCGCTTGCACTATTGAGAAAAGAATTTCCATCACTTACCGCTTTAGAGTTACCGTCATACCAAATAGAGTATGCTAAAAATGGTGCGTTTTTCAAATTAAAGCTTATTACACAAATACCAAACATGATTAAAGCCGTAAGGCGTGAAAACAAAATGGTACAAGAGCTTGTTGAAAAACACAACATACATGGCATTATATCAGATAATCGCCTAGGTGTGTTTTCTAAGAAGATACCGTCTGTTTTTGTTACACATCAACTTAATGTACTTACTGGTAATACTACATGGTTTACATCTAAAATACACCAAATGTTCATCAAAAAATATAATGAATGTTGGGTTCCTGATGTACAAACAAGCCCTAACCTCTCGGGTAAGCTTGGACATATTGAAGGTAGTGAGTTTAAGGTGAAATATATTGGACCACTTAGTAGACTGCATAGAAAACCTATGGAGAAAAAGTATGACCTTATGGCAATACTATCTGGACCAGAGCCACAACGTACTATGCTAGAAGAAAAACTTAGCAATGAACTTAAACACTATAAAGGCAAAATAATATTTGTAAAAGGTATAGTAGAGCCTGAAGAAAAAATAACGGTAGAAGATAATATTACCTTTTACAACTTTATGAATACTGCTGCATTAGAACAGGCTTTTAATGAAAGTGACCAGGTACTGTGTCGTTCAGGATATACCACAATAATGGATTTAGCTCAATTAGGCAAAAAGGCTTTCTTTATACCTACCCCAGGGCAATATGAACAGGAATATTTAGCACATAAACTAAAGAAAACGGGGTTAGTCCCTTATGCACGCCAGCATAGCTTTAAAGTAGAGGATTTAGAAAAAATATCTTTATATAAAGGACTTAAAAATTTAGGTAATGATATGCGGTGGAAAGATTTATTTGGTCTTTTCAAGAGTGAATGAAAACTCTGAGCCTTCGCCAAACTTACTTTCTACATACATTTTCTCATCGTGACCTTCTATAATATGTTTTACAATAGCAAGACCTAAACCAGAACCACCCTCTGTTCTAGCACCACTTTTATCAACCCTGTAAAAACGTTCAAATAGTCGGGGTATATGCTGTTGCTCTATACCCTCGCCATTGTCTTTTACCCTAACAATAGCTTTGTTATTAACAAGGTCTTCTATACTTACCTCGGTAGTACCATCTTCCTTGCCATATTTTATTGAGTTCACAACAAGATTAGTTACTACTTGTTGTATTTTATCTCTATCTGCATAAACCATTATAGGCTTAAGGTACTTCATGTCAAACATGAGTATAATACCCTTTTTATCGGCCTTCATCTCCAGCATATCAAAAACATTCTGGACAACTTCAATAATATTAAATTTGGTGTAATTAAGATTGAGATCTCCTAACTCGAATTTAGATATCATATCTAAATCTTGCACAATATAAATAAGTCTTTCAACTCCTTTTTCGGCACGCTGCATATATTTTTTACGCAATACTTTATCATTCATTGCCCCATCAAGCAATGTTAATAAATAGCCTTGTACTGTAAACAATGGTGTTTTTAATTCGTGCGATACATTACCCATAAATTCTCGGCGATACTCTTCACGAACTTTAAGTGTTTCAATCTCTATTTTCTTATCTCTTGCAAATTTTTGCACCTCGCGAGTAAGTGTTGCCATATCTGTAGTTATAGGCTTGTTTCTTAATGAAGCCGATTCCAGCAACGATACATCGTCGTATATCTTTTTTACTCTTCTATATATAAAGTGCTCTACCCTATATTGCAATACAAAAAAGGAAAACACAAATAATGATATTGAAAATATAAAAATAAACGGAAGGTTTATTTCGGCGAAATAATATAGTAATCCCGCTATTAGCGAAGCAGAAAATATTGTAATATATAATGCTGATTTTACAGCAAAACGATATGATTTTTTAAAATTAATTGCCACTAAATTTCCAGCTTATAGCCCACCCCTTTTATTGTTTTAAAAAGTTCGTCGCCTATTTTTTCACGTAGTTTTCTTATATGCACATCTATTGTTCTACCGCCTACTACTACTTCATTACCCCATACTTTATCAAGAATTTCTTCTCTCTTAAATACTTTACCTGGCTTAGAAGCTAAAAGGTAAAACAGTTCAAATTCTTTTCTTGGTAGTACAATTTCACGATCTTCCATTACAATTTTATACTCTTCGCGGTTTATTTCTATAGTCCCCACCCTTAGTATATCGCCTTTTGCTTCATCATCCTTAAGTCTTCTAAGTAATGCTTTTACTTTGCTTACCAATAATTTCGGCTTAATGGGTTTTGCAATATAATCATCAGCTCCTGCATCAAACCCCGCTACTTGAGAGTAGTCTTCACTTCGGGCAGTAAGGAATGTAATAATAACATTACTAAGTTCTGGAATTTTTCTAATGTTTTCACACGCTTCCATACCATCCATTTCTGGCATCATTACATCCATAATAATAAGATGCGGAAGTTCTTTTTTTGCTTTAACAATGGCATCTCTACCATTGCTTGCTGTAATAACATGATAGCCTTCCTGACTCAAATTGTAACCTACGATTTCTAAGATATCCTGTTCATCGTCAACCAGTAAAATCTTGATGTCTTTTTTTTTCATAATGACACTTGCATATTGTTTAGCGGCTGTAAAGGTAAAGATAATACAAAACCAGCAAACCTATTAACTATAATTTAATCTGTTAACAATTTTGTAACATTAAGTAAATTCAAAAGTAACGTTTTGGTAACATAGCATTTGAAAGGTTGAGGTTTCTTTGCATGAAAAACAAACAACACACAATGAGACTTAAATTTTTACTTATCTGCCTGTTTATCTTTACTTTAGGTTTTTCACAAAACACAGCAATTGTAACAGGAACTGTAACAGATAAAGACATGAACAATGAGACGCTGCCATTTGCCAGTGTAGCAATTAAAGGAACAAATATTGGAACAAATACCGATGAAAATGGTAAATACACATTAAAAGTTCCTGCTGGAAGCCACACTCTAGTCTTTGGTTTTTTAGGATACGAAAACATCGAAGTTCCTATCACTCTAGCTGCTGGCGAAACCAAAATAATAAACAAATCAATGTCATCTACAAGTGTACAACTTAATGATGTTGTTATAGAGCAGCAAATAAACCGTGAAAAAGAGTCGGCATTGCTTGTCGATCAAAAGAAAGCTGTAGAAATTAAGCAAAGTATCGGAGCTCAAGAGTTAGCTCGAAAAGCTACCTCTACTGTAGAACAAGGCTTAACTAAAATATCAGGTATTACTAATGTTAAGGGGCGCGGTATATTCGTTAGAGGTCTAGATGATCGATACAATTATTTACTAATAAACGGTCTCCCGATAGCCTCTCCTGATCCAGATAAAAAAATCATACCTCTTAATTACGTATCAACTAGTATCGTAGAATCGGTAGATGTATTTAAAACCTTCAGCAGTAACCTGTATCAGGATTTTGCTGGAGCTACATTTCAGATAAACACTAAAAAAGCACCTTCAAGACCTACAACAGTTTTTAGTTTTGGTGTAGGATACAATACCAACACTACTTTTAATGATTTTTATACTGACGATTCAGGATCTGGATTTCAAAATTTTGCTGGATATACAGGGAATAGCAGAGAAATACCGAATGTATACTCAGAAGACAACCCCTTAGCCTATAATGCAACTCCAGAGGAATCAGCAAATTTATTTAACTCTTCATGGACTCCTAAAAAAAGTACTGCACCACTTAATAGTAAATTTGGCATAAGTCATGGACAAAGAATAAAAGAGTGGGATAAAGGAAACTTAGGCGTGTTTTTGAGTTTTAATTATAACAACTCATACCTTTATCAGTCAGGGGTAGAGAGAAGACTTAGCTCAGAAGGAAATGCACAACAAGATTTCAAATCAAAACAATACGATTTTTCAACACAAAAATCTGGACTATTCGCCCTGAACTACAAAATATATGACAAACTAGACTTGACGTTTAACACAATATACTTACAGAATAGCAGTAATGCAATAGCTGAAGGATTAGGTCTTAATAATTCATATACACAACTTAACAATACTCCTTTTTTCATAAGGGATACTAAATATACAGAAAACAGGGTAGCCATCTTTCAAGTATTAGGTGATTATGAATGGATGAATAGAAAGCACGTGCTACACTTTGGAACATCTTATTCTGATGGTAAAAACAGTGTGCCAGATAGAAGAGTTTTAGTTGCTGCAGGCAATGGTGAAAACGCAGAGTATATCACTACAAATGGAATAAACCCATTTAAGTTCTATCAAGAACTAGATAATTCAAACATTAATGCCCTTGTAGAGTACAAAATAGGTTTTGATCATAATGAAGAAAATGATCAATATCAATCAAATGTAAAAATTGGATACAATACAGATTTACTTGATTATAATTTTTTTAACCGAACAATATCCGCAAGTTTTAATGGCACGCCAGACCAGGCTATTATAAACACTAATAACCCTGAAGCATTCTTCCAAAATGGTTTCGCAAACGGATTCTTAAGATATAGAAATACTCCCGACCCAACAATGGATAGCAACATAAATCAATTCATAAACGCATCCTATGTTAATTATACTAAACAATGGGAAAAGCTTTTAATAGAAGTAGGTGTCAGGGCTGAATATGCCATAAGAGAAATAGAATATCGACTGCAAACCGACAACGTATATGACCCACATCGTATAGAAAAATATGATCCTTTTGATTTCAGTCCAGCATTAAATATAAAATACAATTTAAATGATGATACTAACATCCGCCTTGCTGCATCAAAAACCACAACAAGACCAAGACTAAGAGAAATTCTCCCTACAGTTTATCAAGGTGGAGACGGAAACCAAACGGTAGGAAATCGATTACTGAAGAACTCAACCAATTATAATTTTGATTTAAAGTATGAAATATTCCCAAGCAACTCAGAAGTATTAGCAATAGCTGCATTTGGTAAGTTAATACAAGACCCTATAGAAAGACTATTCCGTAGTACATCAGTAGGTTATCTTGAAAGTTTTGGGAATTTTGATAAGGCATACTTATATGGTATAGAACTAGAAGGAAAGTTAAACATCGGTAATGTGTTTAAAGCTGATGCATTAAAAGATTTATCGTTAGGGTTTAACGGAATCCTTATGGACTCAGAATCTAAAACAGAAAATAACAATAACGAATTTGGACAAATAACAAATAAAGAAAGACAACTGCAAGGAGCATCTAACTGGGGGATAAATGCAGATATCTCTTATGAGTTTAAAAGCGGCGAAAACTTTAATTCAACTTTTACGCTAATTTTTAACACTTATGGAAAAAGAATCTATGCTGTAGGTGTTGAAGGTGCCGATGATATATACGAAAAACCGATAAATCAATTCGACTTAGTATGGAATACAGAGTTTAATGACCACTTAGGCTTAAGGTTTACCATACAAAACATACTCGACGAAAAAACATTATTTACACAAGATGCTACTAAAGAAATTCAATTTCCTGATGCGTATAGTAACGTTTATGAGAGTTATAACTTAGGTGTAAACTTTGGACTAACACTTACTTATAAACTTTAATTCGGTTAATCTTTAGGCAACATTGAGGCAGATTTACCTTACTACATTTAACAATCCCTTAATATTTAGGTAAACACCGATTAATTAAATACAAATATTTTTGCCACATAAATTTATACTTAACTTTAAAAACACAACAAATGAAAAAATTGCTTTTATCAATGCTTGCAATATCAGCATTAGCAGTTACATCTTGCAGTAGCGATGATGATTCGAACAGTAACAACAACAATGGTGATGTTATTGAAGGGAACGTAATTACAGGCTCTATAACAGAAGATCTTTTTGTTCCTAAAGGTGATTACACACTAAAAGGTACTGTTTTAGTTGAAGATGGCGCTACGCTAACTATCGAAAAAGGTTCTACAATCACTGTAACCCTTGCTGATCAAGCAACAGGAATAAACGTTTTAATGGTAAAACAAGGAGGTAAACTTATTGCTGACGGTACAGCTGATGAGCCTATTGTATTTACTTCTGAAAATCAGAGTGCAGGAGCATCTGATGGAGACTGGGGTGGTATAGTACTACACGGTAGAGCTCCTATTAATGGTACTGACAGTAACCCTCTATCTGAAGCAGGACAACTTCCATACAGCGGAGATAGAGATACTAATGAAGAAACTTCAGGTATACTTAGATATGTTCGTGTAGAATATGCAGGTGTTGCATCATCTGATGGTCAATTTGAATATAACGCATTCTCTTTCTTTGCTTGTGGTTCTGGAACAATAGTTCAAAACTGTGAAGCTTATAAAGGTGCTGATGACGGATTTGAATTTTATGGTGGTCTTGTAAGTGCTACAAACTTAATCGCTATAGGTATGGAGGATGATTCTATTGACTGGGATCAAGGATATAAAGGTACACTAACAAATATTGCTGTTTATCAGGAGGACAACCTTGGTGACTTTGCTTTCGAACTTTCAAGTCGTAAAACAGAGTGGAATGTTGAGCCAAGATCAAACCCGATTGTAAGAAATGTAACAATCAGAGGGAGCTTAAAAGCTGGTAAATCAGCTTTTGA comes from the Flavobacterium arcticum genome and includes:
- a CDS encoding sensor histidine kinase, which produces MAINFKKSYRFAVKSALYITIFSASLIAGLLYYFAEINLPFIFIFSISLFVFSFFVLQYRVEHFIYRRVKKIYDDVSLLESASLRNKPITTDMATLTREVQKFARDKKIEIETLKVREEYRREFMGNVSHELKTPLFTVQGYLLTLLDGAMNDKVLRKKYMQRAEKGVERLIYIVQDLDMISKFELGDLNLNYTKFNIIEVVQNVFDMLEMKADKKGIILMFDMKYLKPIMVYADRDKIQQVVTNLVVNSIKYGKEDGTTEVSIEDLVNNKAIVRVKDNGEGIEQQHIPRLFERFYRVDKSGARTEGGSGLGLAIVKHIIEGHDEKMYVESKFGEGSEFSFTLEKTK
- a CDS encoding glycosyltransferase; amino-acid sequence: MQDRKRILVAPLNWGLGHATRCIPIIEALENHGFEPVIASDGIALALLRKEFPSLTALELPSYQIEYAKNGAFFKLKLITQIPNMIKAVRRENKMVQELVEKHNIHGIISDNRLGVFSKKIPSVFVTHQLNVLTGNTTWFTSKIHQMFIKKYNECWVPDVQTSPNLSGKLGHIEGSEFKVKYIGPLSRLHRKPMEKKYDLMAILSGPEPQRTMLEEKLSNELKHYKGKIIFVKGIVEPEEKITVEDNITFYNFMNTAALEQAFNESDQVLCRSGYTTIMDLAQLGKKAFFIPTPGQYEQEYLAHKLKKTGLVPYARQHSFKVEDLEKISLYKGLKNLGNDMRWKDLFGLFKSE
- a CDS encoding response regulator transcription factor, yielding MKKKDIKILLVDDEQDILEIVGYNLSQEGYHVITASNGRDAIVKAKKELPHLIIMDVMMPEMDGMEACENIRKIPELSNVIITFLTARSEDYSQVAGFDAGADDYIAKPIKPKLLVSKVKALLRRLKDDEAKGDILRVGTIEINREEYKIVMEDREIVLPRKEFELFYLLASKPGKVFKREEILDKVWGNEVVVGGRTIDVHIRKLREKIGDELFKTIKGVGYKLEI
- a CDS encoding TonB-dependent receptor, translating into MRLKFLLICLFIFTLGFSQNTAIVTGTVTDKDMNNETLPFASVAIKGTNIGTNTDENGKYTLKVPAGSHTLVFGFLGYENIEVPITLAAGETKIINKSMSSTSVQLNDVVIEQQINREKESALLVDQKKAVEIKQSIGAQELARKATSTVEQGLTKISGITNVKGRGIFVRGLDDRYNYLLINGLPIASPDPDKKIIPLNYVSTSIVESVDVFKTFSSNLYQDFAGATFQINTKKAPSRPTTVFSFGVGYNTNTTFNDFYTDDSGSGFQNFAGYTGNSREIPNVYSEDNPLAYNATPEESANLFNSSWTPKKSTAPLNSKFGISHGQRIKEWDKGNLGVFLSFNYNNSYLYQSGVERRLSSEGNAQQDFKSKQYDFSTQKSGLFALNYKIYDKLDLTFNTIYLQNSSNAIAEGLGLNNSYTQLNNTPFFIRDTKYTENRVAIFQVLGDYEWMNRKHVLHFGTSYSDGKNSVPDRRVLVAAGNGENAEYITTNGINPFKFYQELDNSNINALVEYKIGFDHNEENDQYQSNVKIGYNTDLLDYNFFNRTISASFNGTPDQAIINTNNPEAFFQNGFANGFLRYRNTPDPTMDSNINQFINASYVNYTKQWEKLLIEVGVRAEYAIREIEYRLQTDNVYDPHRIEKYDPFDFSPALNIKYNLNDDTNIRLAASKTTTRPRLREILPTVYQGGDGNQTVGNRLLKNSTNYNFDLKYEIFPSNSEVLAIAAFGKLIQDPIERLFRSTSVGYLESFGNFDKAYLYGIELEGKLNIGNVFKADALKDLSLGFNGILMDSESKTENNNNEFGQITNKERQLQGASNWGINADISYEFKSGENFNSTFTLIFNTYGKRIYAVGVEGADDIYEKPINQFDLVWNTEFNDHLGLRFTIQNILDEKTLFTQDATKEIQFPDAYSNVYESYNLGVNFGLTLTYKL